ggaagaattaCTCTTGGAATTGGAGACAATTGTGGTATTTTATGTCTTTAACAAGTTGTTTACATGAATAGGGCACTTCTTGCATGAATTTTTCCCTATTTCCTGATATCAAGATGATATATAAAGGTATTAACCTACTATTTATGGAGATAGAGAGATTGCTCTTTCGATAACAAAAGTtccttcccagcatccaggaCAGGTAGTTGGCAATATCCTCTAATTCTTGGTAGAAGATAATCTGATGCACCTTGGGCCACAACAAAAACATTCATATGCTCACATGTAGACTCAATGATATAACataactaaagtaaaaaaaatttaagcaaaCATAATTTCTATTCATAACTCTCTCTAGGTGAATGATTCATTCATGTTGCAGTATCCAAAGGCTTACCTATGGAATTTTGCTTCATCATTAATCAGTAGCTGGAACAGAATGCAGAAACATTGGCAAACATGTTTTTACATGTTGTTTTCACTGAGTTTCCAGTATTTCTCTCACGGCTTTGATGGTGACAGAGATACAGGAGGGCAATGCTACTCTGTTAATATATGTGGTTATAATAAGAAATATCCTCCATGCTTTCAGGCATTTGAACATTGGGGTCCAGTGGTGGGGACAGGCTTAAAAAGTGCCACGTGGATGGAGGAAACATGCCACTGGGATTGTGTTCTAGGGTTTAAAGCTTCACTCCCCATGCAGTTCCCACTCTCTCCTTCATGCTTTCAGGTTGatgatgtgagctctcaggtGCCCTGTCATGATGAACTCTTGTTCCTcgggaaccataagccaaaataaactcttctataatttgctttaaacattttgttttcacacagcaacagaaaaggaccTAATACACACAGTATGTCTGGGTATTTTCATGTGATTGAAGAGAAGTCTGGTATCTAAAAGGTTTACCTTATTGTTCAAATATATAATGTTTTGCTCTATGCTAAGCGCATCTATGGCTATAAAAGATTCGGAAAGATCTTCAGTCAGCAACCCTCTGCTCTGTTCAGTTACACAAAattattctgaaataaaaaaaattcttatgtgAACAATATGTTCAAGCATTGTTATGCCCTTCTTCACTTTCTTTACACCTACAAATTCATATAGAGAAAAGCCTTATGGATTTAAAAATTTAGGTAAACTTTAAGCTATCAGACTTTGATCATATGAATATTGAAGAGTGTCAGTATTCCAATGGATTTAAAGTGACTATTTTGCAAGAAATTTACCACTTTGATTATACTCATAGGTCTTCTATCTAGTGTGCATTCTTTCATGATAGTGAAGTTGACTGGTACTTATAAAGGCTTTATCACACTGATTACATTtgaagggcttctctccagtatgttttcttttatgtatgtgcagACTACTGTGATGTTTAAAGACtttcccacattcattacattcataggagtttctctccattattcaatggagtttctctccattatgaATTTTTTCATGTGCTTTAAGATTACTGGGATGTGCAAAGCCTTTACCAcagtgattacattcatagggtttctctccagtatgaattgtTTCATGCATTTTCAGATTACTGTCGtgtgtaaaggctttaccacattgtttacattcataaggtttctctccagtatgagttctttcatgtctttgaagatgaCTTTTACGTGCAAAAACTTTATCACATtgactacattcatagggtttctctccattatGAATTGCTTCATGCATTTTCAGATTACTGTCAcgtgtaaaggctttaccacattgtttacattcataaggtttctctccagtatgtgttctttcatgtctatgaagattatttttatgtacaaaaactttatcacattgattacattcatagggtttctctccagtatgaattctttcatgtattttcaaataactgtgatatgcaaaggctttaccacactgattacattcatagggtttctctcctgtatgaattTTCTCATGCATTTTCAGATTACTGTCATgtgtgaaggctttcccacattgcttacattcacagggtttctctccagtatgagttctttcatgcctttgaagatgactgcTACATAAAAAGAccttatcacattgattacatttgtaaggtttttgtccagtatgaattctttcatgtattttcaGAGTACGGTGAAAAGTAAAGAGTacaccacattgattacatttataaggtttctctccagtgtgaattgTCTCATGCCTCTGAAGATTAACAAGACGTGtaaaagctttaccacattgcTTACATTCATAGGACTTCTCtacagtatgaattctttcatgtattttcaaatagctgtgatatgcaaaggctttaatacattgattacattcatagggtttctctccagtatgaatttttTCATGCATTTTCAGAAGGCTGTGACATGTGAAGGCTTCCCCACATTGCTTACATTCATATTGTTTCTGTGCAGAATTACTTCTTTTCTGCCTGTGAAGAAACTTGGCATGAGTAAAACCTTTACTAAATTAATTACACTGATGCaccttttgtctttttaactCTACCATACAATTGAGAAGTTTGGTATGTTAAAAATTTACCACATAGTTTATATTCATAAGTTTTTAACTTCCATATACATTCTTTACTGTAATTGTAAAGAGGAATCAGAACTAAAGGCATTATTAAGTTGTTAGCATTATAGTGTTCAAGTTCAATATGGgttcttttatgtgtttgaagATACCTGTGGTGCTCATTTATTGGATCCTTTCCCCATATGAGTTTCCTTCCATTTTTGAAGAAAATGGAAGGACTGAGTTTAATAACACTTACTGCATTCATAATATTTTcctataaaataaatcataatataTATTCAATGTGAACCAGGACAAACAACAGTTTCCACAATTCTTATACTCTGATGGATTTTCTCCACTGTGAGTTTGTTGATTAATTTACAATAAAGTTAGGAAACAAAATTATTGTAAAGTTGTATCACAGTCAACAAGTCTATAATGGGGACTACTACACATCTTCTAAATGATCTGGGAGAGATAAGTACATTATTTCTATCAATACCCTTTGGCTCACATGGCTTATGTCCATACTGGCATATGATATACCtatgaaaaaataacaaacagaagGTTTTCACATTGTATTTACAATGTTCAGTCTCATTCCTCATATAGAAGTGGTATAGAGATTGAAATTTCTCCACAACAACAACCCTTCTGACTCGTGTAAACTTCCCCCTCGCTGTATCTGGAACTCACTGCAAAAGTAGGAGTGACACTAGGACTATTTCCTCCATGGAATTTCTTGGACATACACTGATCACCTAGTCAACATGTAAGGTCTTTGCAATACCTGAGTGGTATGAAACCAAAACAATTGACAGATCTGCAACATGACATTAACATGGTGTAATAAAATGGTGATATCTGTTAAgtcattatttctatttcttgtttctaACAGGAATGCTTTGCAAGCATGGATCAGTTATCTGACATCGAAACAAATAGTGTTGTGAGAATTTAATAATCAAGACACTTAaagctacttttattttttcccttgcttTTCATTAGAACTTTCAGGGCACATAAACATTACTTCAGCGACACATTTGCATCAGCTTTCACATGTATATTACCTTGTATGTCTTCTAAAATGTTGACAATATTCCTCAATACTCTGGTTTTCCCATTTGTAGCCTAAaatatagcaacagaaaatgtatGATATATTATTGGAAAATGAGCAAAATATATTATCCTTGGAGGACCTTAGAACCATGCCtgatttacttacatttttttctctttcacaaaCAACATCACAAAAAAGCATCAACAACCAAAAAACACTTGTCCACTTAttataacaattaaagaaaaactcagtCTTACCTATAGCAGTGAGGTTCCTGTAGGTTTCTaccatcacatctttgtagagattcttctgggaaggatccagcaaagcccactcttcccTAGTGAAGTTCACATGCACATCCTCATAGGTCACTGCATCCTAAAATATTCCATAAGTATGTATTACAGAAATCATGATACTGACagcattgaaaatgttttcttcattgaCTATATATTCAAATAATTCTGTGTGTTTCCTACATTTCCATGAAACAGAAGTTGTAATGTAATCATTTAATCATTTagaagaagtcttttttttttttttttttttggtttttcgagacagggtttctctgtgtagctttgcgcctttcctggatcttgctctgtagaccaggctggcctggaactcacgaagatctgcctgcctctgcctcccgagtgctgggattaaaggtgtgcgccaccaccaccaggcttagAAGTCTTAAAATGAGGTTCACCACTGTCATATATGAGTCCACTGAACAGGATataacttaagagaaaaaaaaaaaaaatatatatatatatatatatatatatatatatatatatatagagagagagagagagagagagacaaaaagacaTCAAGAGTACTGAGTACCCATCAGAAAAATTGTATAAACATTTTCTAactataaaataagtatatataagcTGTTTCTTTTAACTtaggcttttaattccagcacttaagaggcagaagcaggtgaatcatTAAAATAGAGGCCTGCCTGGTGTacttagttccaggacagccagagttccACAGTAAGGCCATGCCCCCAATTAAATGAATGTACAAATGAGGTAGACAAAACTCAGAGGGTCTCACAGAAGTTTCTGCAAATAGTTATGCATAAACTCCACTTATATAGTTATCCCACAGAAACCTGAATTGCCTCAGTTAACGATAAAATTAATTAGGTCTTGGTAAAAGTGAGTGCCTGTTTAAACAgtgacagatagacagatgaaaatgtaataataattcaACATGAAAAAATAGCACAGGGCAGGAGAGAAGCTTCAGTAGTTAAGACCACTCCACTTGATGGTCTTGCAAACGAGGTAGGTTCAATAGCTAGTACtttcatggcagctcacaattatgCATAACTCTAGTCACCCCTATAGTATGTATCTGTGAttacaggcaaaaaaaaatcgTATTtattcaaaaaaattcaaaattacagAAAAGGTGACAAGAGTGtcacacacctgtcaccccatGACTCCGAAGGCTCATGCAGTCTTAAGATCATGGATCTATGTCATCTGGATATAGAATGATATCTTCTAACAACATTCAAAAGTCAAAATATGGGTGAAACTCAGCACAACAGCATATGCTTGACACGCACAAAAGCATGCATTCCAGGCCAATCATTCAATAATACAGAAATGAATAAGCAGGGTGTAGTAGTGAATACTTTAATGCCAGCGCTTGGAATGCAGAGGCATGCCTATCTCCGGGTTCtcggccagcctggtgtacagagctaTTTTTAGGaaaaccaggactacatagagaatccCTGTCCTTGAAAAAAaggttgcattttaaaaatgaaaaacaaacaaacaaaaccatcagTCTAGCAAAATGACTTAGCAATAAAAAGCAATTGTTCCTACTGTATCTTATGTAATTTAGAGGTCTCATCTTCAATGGTGGTGTAGGCATGATAGCAGAAGAAATAAGTTGGATGATCAGTGTCAACCACAGGAAGGTAGACCCAAAGAACAGGATAAGGGGTGAGgctacagacacacaaatacctTCCCCAGTGAGGAACTTCCCAAGAAAGGCTCCGAACACTAAAATATCCATAAGCAGTCTAAAGAAACCCACCAATGAGAGATAAGGATTCAAATACATCGTATTATCCGAGAGGATTTTCAACCAATAGACTATATTCTAATCAATATCACTATAAGCTTATAACTATCCAATGGTAAAAAGTGCATTTAATCTTGCTTCAAATGTCCCCATGTTCTGGAACATGCCTACAAGTCAATACACTCACCcactctatttctccttctcagaaATTATAACACAGATTTGAATGTTTCCACATCACTGGACTGTATGATCCTCACACTAACCCTGAAAGAAAGGTCATTTCCACCAGTGTGGCCTGAAGACTGAAGGGAGATAACTACCAATTGACATTAAGAACTGGTAAAGGTTGTCCTAGCACCTTATACAGAAACCAGTGATTTTTACCTCCCTGACCAATAGTGCCTGGTGCATTGAGCTAAGGACTGCAGTGTCTTATGAGAAACTTTCATTCAGAGATAAAAGAAACTGAGGTAGGATAAGATTTGTGGAGATACAGTTGGAGAGTTGGAAGTAGGAGGTTCTGCCCATtacagaaatgaagaattaagAAGAATAAGAGAATTCTAGTGATAAAAGCCCAGGTTCGGGCCAGGAGGGAGGTCAGCTTTTCCATGTGAGTCACCTACAGCTTGCAGATCTCTCTGTAGACCTTCTTTGGTACTGGTTGGCTATGATATGAACATTTGAACAGCATGAAGCTACCAGGATTAGTAGGTCAAGGCCTGATCTTAACTGAAAATCAGTGCAGTAGGTCAGATTCTGTCGGTCTGGACAAATCCCAAACTGAACCTGAGCTGCAGTGGGTGAGGCCTCTCAAGAGCCCACAGACCTTGCGTTCTATGGCCAAGCTCATCTGAGGCCCTCGCTCTGGACCTTCTGCCTTGACGGTGAGTGCCAGCAGAGCACTCATTTGCCACTGCCCTTCCACCTCGACTTCTTTACATTCCAGTCCCAGaccctggtgggggtggggagaagaagaaaactgagccTGGGTTGGCAGGGACCGTTCGCTTTGGGATGGCTGAAGGAACAGCCTCTTGTGGTTCCCTGTCAATCCATCCCAACTGCATCTCACACAGAAAACCATGTTGAAGAAAAATCTAATGTCTGCTTCCTACCACACTGACTATGGCACAAGATTTAGCAATTGCCCGAACCACCTGCCCCAAACCATGCACACCCGAGAAGTCATTGCAGCTCATAAACCCATTCTGTACCCTGGAACTGAATTTCCCTGAATCACACTGTTGTGGCtgtaggaagcaggaagtgaaagACACTTGAGTCAAGTATTCAATCATTGAAGGATGAATCCCATCACATACTTTCTACCACTTTCTAAACTATTTGTAAAATTTATCAAACTAACCTGAATGTGGAATGCAAAGTCCAAATCTCGTAGAAACCAAATCctctccgggcggtggtggcgcacgcctttaattccagcactcgggaggcagagccaggcggatctctgtgagttcgaggccagcctgggctaccaagtgagctccaggaaaggtgcaaagctacgcagagaaatcctgtctcaaccccctcccccccaaaaaaagaaaccaaatcctCCTTTTTTCCAATCTGGCCCATCTCTATCTCTAGGGAATATCATTAATTTGATACTGACTGACCTCATCCCTGTTCACAATGTCAGCTGCTGAATTCTGTAATCTAACACACAGTTTCAGCCCGTCAGTAGCTTGTGTCTCAAACCTCTTAGCTGACATCACTGTTTCAAGAGGAATTGCTCATATCTGCATAGGAGAGTTCCTTCATTAAAAATTCAATATTCATTGGCTCAAGCTACCCTCTGCAAATTGTACACCCCCCAATCTGGATGGTTTCATTCACAGGGC
The nucleotide sequence above comes from Peromyscus maniculatus bairdii isolate BWxNUB_F1_BW_parent chromosome 1, HU_Pman_BW_mat_3.1, whole genome shotgun sequence. Encoded proteins:
- the LOC143266808 gene encoding uncharacterized protein LOC143266808, yielding MHEKIHTGEKPYECNQCIKAFAYHSYLKIHERIHTVEKSYECKQCGKAFTRLVNLQRHETIHTGEKPYKCNQCGVLFTFHRTLKIHERIHTGQKPYKCNQCDKVFLCSSHLQRHERTHTGEKPCECKQCGKAFTHDSNLKMHEKIHTGEKPYECNQCGKAFAYHSYLKIHERIHTGEKPYECNQCDKVFVHKNNLHRHERTHTGEKPYECKQCGKAFTRDSNLKMHEAIHNGEKPYECSQCDKVFARKSHLQRHERTHTGEKPYECKQCGKAFTHDSNLKMHETIHTGEKPYECNHCGKGFAHPSNLKAHEKIHNGEKLH